The Desulfovibrio sp. TomC sequence CGCCGTTGCCGGATGATTTTTTCGAAAAGGCCAAGCGCATGCGCCTTGGAAGATCTTTTGCCCGAGACGAAGGAGCGTGTTTGCATTCGCCTTGACCATGATGTTCTGGCCTGGTTTCGCAGCCAGAAAAAAAAGGGCTACCAGACGGCAATTAA is a genomic window containing:
- a CDS encoding BrnA antitoxin family protein, which produces MIFSKRPSACALEDLLPETKERVCIRLDHDVLAWFRSQKKKGYQTAI